In Vulpes lagopus strain Blue_001 chromosome 1, ASM1834538v1, whole genome shotgun sequence, a genomic segment contains:
- the MYOG gene encoding myogenin — MAPSSWREGLQELGGRWQEQVLSDPMELYETSPYFYQEPHFYDGESYLPVHLQAFEPPGYERTELSLSPEARGPLEDKGLGTPEHCLGQCLPWACKVCKRKSVSVDRRRAATLREKRRLKKVNEAFEALKRSTLLNPNQRLPKVEILRSAIQYIERLQALLSSLNQEERDLRYRGGGGPQPGVPSDCSSHSASCSPEWGSTLEFGPSPGDHLLAADPSDTHNLHSLTSIVDSITVEDVSAAFPDEAMPN; from the exons ATGGCACCCAGCAGTTGGCGTGAGGGGCTGCAGGAGCTTGGGGGCCGGTGGCAGGAGCAGGTCCTTTCCGACCCCATGGAGCTCTATGAGACGTCCCCCTACTTCTACCAGGAGCCCCACTTCTACGACGGGGAGAGCTACCTGCCCGTCCACCTGCAGGCCTTCGAGCCGCCGGGCTACGAGCGGACTGAGCTCAGCCTGAGCCCCGAGGCCCGGGGGCCCCTCGAAGACAAGGGGCTGGGGACCCCCGAGCACTGCCTGGGCCAGTGCCTGCCGTGGGCATGCAAGGTGTGTAAGAGGAAGTCGGTGTCGGTGGACCGGCGGCGCGCGGCCACGCTGAGGGAGAAGCGCAGGCTCAAGAAAGTGAACGAGGCCTTCGAGGCCCTGAAGAGGAGCACCCTGCTCAACCCCAACCAGCGGCTGCCCAAGGTGGAGATCCTGCGCAGCGCCATCCAGTACATCGAGCGCCTGCAGGCCCTGCTCAGCTCCCTCAACCAGGAGGAGCGGGACCTCCGCtaccggggcgggggcgggccccaGCCGGGG GTGCCCAGTGACTGCAGCTCCCacagcgcctcctgcagccccgaGTGGGGCAGCACCCTGGAGTTCGGCCCCAGCCCCGGGG ACCACTTGCTCGCCGCCGACCCCTCGGACACCCACAACCTGCACTCTCTCACGTCCATCGTGGACAGCATCACGGTGGAAGACGTCTCTGCGGCCTTTCCGGACGAAGCCATGCCCAACTGA